TAACAAACAATGTTTCAAGGCTGACCATCATACATCATGAACGAAATATTTTACAATCCACAATCCGCACCACATCAATCTTTAATAAATGTTTCATCACACCACAAATATTTGTTAAGATCACAATCGCGTTTCAGTAAATTACATTAAATTGGAAAAATGTACAATAAAGctttaatattttttaatatgtTGGTTTCATGAGCAGCAACCTCGCTTAGTGATATATCCAGCAACTCTTTTGTTTGCTTCATTGCCGGCTTGGCTGGGCAAGCTGATGTAGTATGTTCAGTAGAACCACAATAGCCACATGGTGGTTTCTTTAGCGGAATCAGCCCAAACCTATCTTGTACCTCTTTGATCTTGGACGCCCTTGCTTCTTTGTTATTGGCGGGTCCCCAATCTCAGCACTAGGAACATGCGAGTCTGGAAATAAAGATGCTAGTCACAATGAGTTCAAGTTGCCAAGAGTAATGCATACAAGTTACTACAACAAAGAGTACAAGTTGCTACGAGTAATGCATACAAGTTGCTATACGTACCATTAGGCTGTTGAGACAGATTTTGGGCCCCAACCCCTACAGCTGATGAGCTTGTTTTTTTACGCGACTTTTTCTGCGGCCTTGGTGCTGCGGGTTGTTCAATATCAACATGTTCGCACTCCATCCCTTGAAGAACACTTGACGCTCTCCTTTTCCTCAAAGCGGCAAGTTTAGATTGCAAGGCAGCCACTTGttttgagactatgcataacCCTCGTCATCACCCATGAAAGGCTTCACAATCTTATTAAAGTTGGTGCACATCCTACTATAACGAACAACATGCTTTCCATGGCTTGTAATTTGTGCTTCCTGCAAAGGCTCATTAGTGGCAACTTCGACTCCACTCTCAACCACTGGCTCAACTGACCATCTACGAAGAATGTACCATTCAGGCACCTCACGGACTGCTAGGAAGTCAAAAACCTTCAATATGTGGCAGCAAAGCACTCCATCTCTCTTAAACTTGCAACACATGCAGCTATACAAGCCCTCCAACTGGGACGCTGTCACCCTGAATGTTCGTGTCCCATACAACAAATCGGGGCAACACTTGTATGGAACAACATCTATCAAATCATCGCCCTCAACACAAACAACATAGTAGCTAGAGCTTAGCTGGAGCTCATTTTGAAACACATTGAACAACTTCCTCGTGTAAGCTTTCTTCATTTGTTGCTCCATAGGATGCCCTGTCAAGTAGTGTGGAACCTTTGTGGCTGTCGCTGCTTCTTGCAAATCTTGCTTGCTGAAAATCCTTGTATCTTCTTATATTGGTGCACAAAGTTCAGTATCGAGTTCTTTGGGTTCACATAGCGCTTTAGGACAGCATTGAAGCCTTCACTCCGTGCTGTTGtttggaggaaggagaagaaacaATGCATGAAATATGCAGGGACCCAACAATGTCTCATGTCATACAAATGTTGGAACCTCTCATCACCATTGATCTCATGCTTGTCCAGAAATGCCTGCCACTTCTGCTCAAACTCTTCCGGTGTGAAGCTATTGTCAATGCAATCTTTGAAGTCATCTGCCAACTCCTGCTTACCATCCAAGAAAGCTCCCATGGACTTTCTAGCATTTTCATAATGTGCCACCTATAGTTTCTATGAACTGAACTGAAAAAAACCTCTGCGATAGCAGCAGCCATTGCAATATCTTTGATTAACCCGCTCCTTCTACGAACCCTAGAGGATCCTTGCCTACGCATGTCTTTTATCCTGTTTAGTAGGGCAACTGGTGGAATAGAGTCACATATGCATGTCTTTTGTACCGCCTGCTAGCTTTGATTGCAGGGACTATGAAAATTGATTCTGCAATTACTTTTCGAGAATGGTAGTAGGGGCCTTTTTGGGAGAGCTCCATCTCCAAAAAAACAGCTCTACTTCACAAACTTCAGTCCACCTTTGGGCTCTACTCAGTAATTTTACTCCATCATGTTTGGGAGACCTCCACTCCACAAATCCCATAGGCCCAGTTCCATTCGCTCACTGACCCAATGTGCAAGCAGTAGTCCACAACTCAGCCCATCTAAACTTCCCTCACTTTCATGTGGGGCTTGCTTATCAATTTATCTTACTGTTCTTCCTCTTCATCCCGAGTGTGCAAGCAGCCAGCAGGCAGCGCTGGCAGCGGATTCCCCTGGCATTAGGCAGCGGCAAGCGGCGGGCAGCAGGCCCCAATCGGCATCGGCACCAGCGCCGCCCCGGACATGGTCGGAGCCCATCGCCCACCGCAAGCGCGCCTCCTCACCGCCCTGTTAGTCGAGTGGTGCTCCCTCCCACTCCCCTGTGTGTGCTATGACGGCGCAAACcgatgaaggcggcggcggcgcgacctgACAGCATCGGCGTGAATCGAGCGCGGCAGCAGAGGCGCGAATCAAGCACGACTGCGGTGGGATCCCGAGTGGCGGGGGACGACCTAACCGGCAGCGGTAGCATGATTCAGTGGGCTGTAGGGAGGGTGGCGCGCCCTGACGTCAGCAATAGCGGCTGCGGGACTCCGACTCGGGAGCGGCAGGTGATCCATGGTGTCCAGCGGCCATGGTGGAGCTCGGGGGTGGGGGGGTGGTGGGGGGAGGCAGAGGGGGCCCTTCAGGcagcgccacggcggcggtgggTGGGGACCAATCGGGCAACGGCGGCAGGAGGGACCATGGCGGGCAGCGGTGGCGAGAGGAGCCACgacgagcggcagcggcgccccttggccacaagccttgccttgtacttttcaatagtacaaTCAGGCCTCATTTTCTTAATAAAgatccacttgcatccaactggTTTGCAACCGCTTGGACAGTCAGTGATCTCCCAAGTCCTATTGGACATGATGGAGTCCATCTCACTATGGATGGCCACTTTCCAATACTCTGCATCAGGAGATGCATAAGCCTCTGGAAGTGTTTTTGGCACGTCatccacaagataaacaataaaGTCATCACCAAAGGATTTCACAACCCTTTGTCTCCTACTTCTGCTTGGAGCATCATCGACTTTATCATTGTCTTCGTCGGATGTAACTGGTTCACTATTTGGTTCAGGTGAAGTAATTGTTTCAGATTGATTGTAAATCTGAGTTTTACTATTACTCACTGTTCTCATGGGATAAATATCCTCAAAGAATGAAGCATCACACGACTCCATGATTGTGTAAGCGCTCACATCAGGAGAATCTGATTTCACAACTAAAAATCTGTAAGCCGTGCTGTTTTATGCGTAACCCAAAAACACACAATCAGCCGTCTTGGGTCCAAGCTTTCTCTTATTCGGCACTAGTATATTGACTTTCGCCAAACAACCCCACGTGCGCAGAAAATTGACATTAGGCTTTCGCCCCTTCCATCCTTCATAAGGAGTGATGTCTTTGTTCTTTATCACAACTCGATTAAGGACAAAGTTTGCTGTCAAAATAGCTTCCCCCCACCATTCATAAGACATACCGGAACTCTCTAACATGGCATTTACCAAGTCTGTAAGTGTCCGAATTTTTCTCTCAGCCACCCCATTTGATTGAGGTGAGTTTGGTGGTGTGACCTCATGGATTATACCATGTTCAACACAGAATTGAGAGAACTCATTTGAGatatattctcctccacgatcatcaCGTAAACACTTTATCTTTCTCTCAATTTGGTTCTCAACCTCAGCCTTAAAAATTTTAAAGTAGTgaaaagcttcatcttttgtttTCAGCAAGTAAATATAGCAATAACGTGTAGCATCATCTATTAAGGTCATGAAATATCTCTTGCCTCTTCTAGTCAACAATCCATTCATCTCGCATAAATCTAAATGAATAAGAACTAATGGTGCCAAGTCTCTCTTCTCCTCTAAACCCTTGAAAGGTTTTCGAGGTTGTTTTGCTTGCACACATGATTGGCACTTTGATCCTTTGACTACTTCCAATTTCGGAATAAACTCTAATCTGGACATTCTAGCAATGGTGCCAAAATTGATATGACAGAAATGAGAGTGACACACATTAGACTCACAAATTTTATTCATGGATGCAATATTTAGATGCAAATTTGGATCAACAGTATTTAAggggaacaagcctccgctctcatAGTGTTTACCAACAAAGTTCTCGAATTTAGATATTACAACTTCATTGGATTCAAACACTAACTTAAAACCATCTCGACAAAGCTAGGACCCGCTAATGAGGTTCCTGTTTATTGACGGAGCATGCTGCATATTCTTCAAATGGACAATATTCCCTGAACTCAGCTTTAGTTCGACCctgccaacaccaagaacaggcGCAACAGATCTGTTTCCCATCAAGACGGAGGAAGTTCGCTCTCCCTGGTAAGAAGTAAACAAGGATATGTCAGAGCATACATGTATATTCGCACCAGTATCAACCCACCAATCTGTAGATTGAAGTACCGAAAATACAACTGGAAAATTACCATGCCGAGATCCACCGGCCTCATCGCCGTTGCCTATGGTGACGTTCACCTTCTTGTTAGGCTTGCCATCATCTCGGTCCTTGTGGTAGCGGCAATTCTTCGCAAGATGCCCTTCTTTGCCGCACACATAACATGCTCTGATCTTATCATCCTTCTCATGTTTCTTCTTGAAGTTAGTAGTTTTTTTTAGGCTTTCCACCATAGTTCATCTTACCCTTATAGGTGGGCTTGTTCACTATGATGTTTGCACTTGCACCTTGAGCGGATGTTCCTGGAGCATCCTTTGCCCTTGCCTTCTCTTCCACATCGAGAGCTATAATCAGATTCTCGGTGGAGATATCCTCTCGTTTGTGTTTCATGGTTGTGGCAAAATCCCTCCAGGAAGCAGGGAGTTTGGCAATAATGCCCGCTGCCACAAACCTGTGCAGCAAAATTACTTTTAAAACCATACTGATAATTTAACTAAAAAAGTAACGCCTCTTTTAAAACCATACTGATAATTTAAGTAAAAAAAAGTAACGCCTAACATACCATGAACGAGGGAATAGCTCATTGGTAAGTCATTTTTTATATCTTTGAGATTTGAGACTAGGTTTCGAATCTCATATGTGAAAATGTTTTTGCTCTTTTTAAATAACTAATTAAGACCACATTGTGAAATAAAATGTAAAACTAACAATCTTATAGATCCCAATAAAAAAAGAACTAGCTGGCATCTTGTGTTTAATTGTTTATGAAATATGCCTCAAACTAAAATATGGTaatagaataatatgcatatTTACAACATGATTTGAATGTAATTAAAACTAAATAAcgaaccatggcacaaccaaggaggTGGCCTGGTGGTCATTTGTGATCGACTCAAATCCACCGCACCTGTATAAAAATGATGAATGCCAAAACATATACTAGTCAAAATAACTATGACGATTTCTGTGACATTAATGCTGAAATGTCATTGTTTTGTGGGCTCgattatgacgaattcaatgAAACATCACTAAGTTTTGGGCCAAGGGCCCATACTTCAAATCCATGACGATAATTTGAAAATCGTCATGGATTGTGTGCGATTGTGACACCTTTTTAAAACATCAtgaaattttcgtcatagatcaccacatttTTTGTAGTGCCAAACTTGCAATCTCCCCAACCAGTAGCAGCATCTCATGTGCCTGTGCAACTATCGACTTTGCAGCATCAATGTTGTAGTCATAGAACTGCTCATAGGTATATAGTAAGCAACCACCTTCTGAGACTGCAAATTTGCGCTCAAGTGCATCCCACAACTCCGTGGGGTTAGTGTAATCCATGTACAAATCATACAACTGATCTGACAGCAGGGATAAGATACATCCAAGCGCTGTAACACTATCACCCGCAAACGCCGCGGTCTGCTCAACCGTGAATGGCATCACTAGATGGATCACCCACCACAGTTCCATAGACATGAGCCAAAATTTGACTCTAGTCTGCCATCTCCGAAAGTTATAATTAGCAAACCTCTCAGGCTTCATTGCATCCGAAGGACCAGCCATCGCATATATAGGGTTTCTAGATTGTTGGAAATATGTGTTTAAAGATACCAGATTTCAATCTGAGGTAAAATATAAATAGCAATGCTATTGCTATCTCAAACAGAATTGAAAACTGACAGAGTAAATAGAGCTGAAACATACTCATGTTAAAATCGATTACTCTTACCGATCAGCGCTCCATCCTCGTGAAGAGACGATGTAGTGCAGATTGTAGCAGTGCAGAACGTAGTCGATTAGCTTCGAGCGGTCGCGCAGTTGCGCTGCCCAGAAACCTTATTGCCATCCCTCGTGCAGGCTTCATGACGGCAAGGGTTCGGAGATACCGCTCACCCATCTCCTTAGTGCACACCAAGGGAAGGGCCGGCGAGATCCAGCAGCTTGATGTCACAACACTGCAAGAGGTGGAAGAATGGCTAGTAACTAAGAGAGCGTTTCCTGAATATTTTCAGTCAACTAATATAGGCGTGGCTGCCCTCAAGGAGCTGTTTTCTCTTTGATGACGCCCATAAAAGACATTAAAAAATATTCAGGATGATCATGACAATTTACTAGGAATTATGGCATTAACTGGCACTGATTAGCACCTAATCAATGCACAATGGTTCAAAAGTGAGAGACACAAGTGACAAAATATTGGTTGAATTACAGCCACACAACCGCACGTCGCAAGTCACAAGTCACAAGTCATGCGGTATGCACGCGAAAAGACGCGGATACGCTCATGCGTGTGCGTGCGTTGGTGTGTGTTTAGCAAAGCCTTACACACCCCATCTCTTGGCTGCTCCATTCAACGCATGAAAAGTGCTCCAATATTTAAATTGGTGTCCACTTGCTTGTACTAGTAGTATGGGACTATACAAACCAGCCACATGTTGCTTTGGAATTCTCCTGAATGGGCCATAAATGGACCAAATTCCAACACGTCTGGTATACACCggtggacggtccgctagtCAGAGGTTCGGACATTCGAACCTGGTTCCAACAGCGCACTGTAGAGATCGTGTTCGGATGTCCAAACATGCGGACCGTCTGGTTCTTgtaggcggactgtccgcctgaCAAACGTTCGGACATCCGAATGTTATGACCCGGTTCTAGCAAAGGCGCGTACCATCCTGCGGTCTGTAAGCGGACAGTCTGCTTGAGGCCAACCGGTCAtaccggtgggtctgaccggtccatgcagagtccgagtacaattaaggtttttcataaatttagatctgtaaacggATTTTTTGCGAGGCAAGTCCTCCCaactctataaatataaaggaccacagccgattgagggtatcTAATTGGTCAATTAATCGTAACAGCAGGGAAGGGGTTCAAACCTGCAATATATCGTTTATTGCTTTCGCGAGAGCAAGCTTCATATCATCGGGATGAAGAGTGCCACTGCGGTAATCTTCACGGAGTTCATCTATTTTGCTGTAGGTCCTGTTTCACAGCAGCAAATGTCACATCTGAACACAACCTTAAAAAACACTTAGTGATATAAAAGCAATGGCCTAACTGGTGCACACTTCTGAATGAATTGAGCTCCTGCTTAACAGACTCACATGAACTGCACATTATACCCTCTCGATCGAATAGTGTGTatattaaacaaaaaaaaggattcCTGTTCGTAGTTGAATATTACCTGTTAGTGTTACTGCCATCACTTTCCTTGCAAAGCACAGCAAACCTTCCAGACTTGGGCGAAAGTATGTACTCAATGTACTCCAAGCATGGATTTCCTTCAGTAACTTTGTGAGGGCAGAAAGCCTGTCCTATCATCTCATTCACCTGAGACTGCAGtaagcaacttgatcatgaacACCACCACGAGAAAAAGGGCATAAAACATTGACTGATAGATGTTTCTGTACAAAAAAAAGGGTGTCTCATGACTGATAGTTGATGTGTTAATATTCAGATTGTTGAAAAAAATGATCGTTGATATTTAAAAAGGCACTTTTATCAAGAGAAAATAATTCACAAACGAAGCTCTAACTTTGAACCATATTAAAACAGAAATCTAACCACATCCAGTAGATATAAGCACATACGGTGTGATAGAATAATCGGCCTCACAATACCCTCTAGCAAGCATATTCACCTTTCTCTGATCCAAACCCATCTGGCATATGTCTACCTGCAGAAGGAAATGAATAAACAATTTCATAACTGTTGCAGAATTATAGTATACCATATTGTGTAAGAATCTGAATCCTTATCTCATCGAGAGAGGATGACACTAGGAGTTGGGAAATTTTCTAGTTTATTACTCACACAACCTGGGAGAGGTGGTTACATATTTATAGGCGTTGTAGGCAGCCAGGACGCTGCATGCATATGCCATAAACTAGTCTAAGATGCTGCTGTCCTACTAGCcataaactagtctaaaataAGATGCTGCTGTCCTACTAGCCATAAACTAGTCTAAGATGCTGCTGTCCTACTAGTATGAGATGTTGTTGTCCTACTAGAAGCTAAGAGGTGCTTGAGAAGGGATTGAGCAGGAGATGTTTGAGCTACATGATATTATGGTTCTGATACCAGTTGTAAGAATCTAAATTGTTACTCTCATCGAAAGAGGATGACACTAGGAGTTGGAAAATTTTCTGGTTTATTACTCACACAACCTCACACAATACCATGCTCTCCACGGGAGAGGTTGTTACATATTTATAGGTGCTGCATACATATGCCATGAACTAGTCTAAGATACTGTTGTCCTACTAGTATAAGATGCTGGTGTCCTACTAGCCATAAACTAGTCTAAGATGCTGATATTCTACTAGTTTAAGATGTTGTTGTCCTACTAGGAGCTAAGAGGTGCTTGGGAAGTGATTAAGCAGGAGATGTTTAGGCTACAGGATattatagctctgataccagttgtAAGAATTTGAATCGTTACTCTCATCACTCTCATCGAGAGAAAATGACACTAGGAGTTGGGAAATTTTCTGGTTTATTACTCACACAACCTCACACAATGTCATGCTCTCCACGGAAGAGGTGGTTACATATTTATAGCTGTTGTAGGCAGCCAAGGCAGCCAGGGCGCCGATGCATATGCCATTAACTAGTCTAAGATGCTGCTGTCTTACTAGCCATGAATTAGTCAAGATGCTACTGTCCTACTAGTCTAAGATGCTGCTGTCCTAGATGCAGTTGTCCTAGATGCTCTGAAATGAAGATCATGTGCAGCACAAGGACCATGTGTTGCTGCCAACAACAAAGACCGAGAGTACAAGGCTTATTCCCATCATATTGATTATTGTATGAGATAGGGTAAACTACGAAAAAACAATTACAAGCTTTATTTTAAGTTGCTAAAagaactaaataaatatttaaataggcTTCCTCTTTTTGCACATAATGCGTAGTGTAAATTTGCATTAGTGTAAAGTTGCACATTGATATATAAATTTGCTAGGATGCCTAGTGCCAACAAACTAACCTTGAGAAAGAATATATCAGCACACTGCATCAGGGGATACATAATCTGGGCAGCAGTCAGGGCATCCTTCTCGCTTCGACCCATAATTTGGCAACACCTGTGCAGTAATcaagggaaaaaaaggaaaagttaTTTTCGATAACCATATTACAAGTTTTTTTACAAGCTCCGAAGCATGCAGTCTTGATGATTAGATAAGTACCTGATTATCAGCTTGAAATATGTTTTCTGGGCAATGTCAATTACATGTGACCAGTATTTCATTGCCACGATTATCAATTTAGTTTTTTGTGTGACCCCACCAAGCCAAGTGATTATTGCAAAAACTAACATATTTGTTAATTTGGTGAACCACGCATTGTGATTAGTAAAAAACATACCTATCACTGGATCTTGTAACTTACTCTAGTTTTTGAAAACCGATGAACATTAGACAATTTGATTTGGAAAATTAGGATTTCATTGTTTGGCCCTAAATTGTGGGGTGATTGTATAATGCAAGTTGGTAGAAGCAAGTTGCATGGTGTGGGATTCCATAATCTAGACCAAAAGCTAGACAACAACATTGAGCATTTGAATTTGGATCACGAGTTAGATTTCAAAATGGATCCAAACTTTGGGTCATGTGTGgatgataaaaaaaaatcacaaaagttcaaaaatttataattatttttatgaaatccCAAAATTAAATCACTGTTGCTAGCTATTACTTGTATAGCAATAGTGCAATACTACTACTTGTTAGCTAGTGGTGTAGTTGGATCACTCGCACGCGGGCCTGTCCCCACACATTAGTGACACTACAGTAGAGGAACCACTTCTGGCGTGCCCTCTGCAGCTCCCGCCACCGTAACGAATTCTGCGATCTTGTAAAAAGATGGGAGAGacgagaaagaaagaaaataaaagtaAAGAAAGTTCACTCTGAGCAGGtggtgggagggagggaggatgaCGGTGGCGAGGGTTTAAGGGGCGGTGGCAGCTGCGAGGGAAGGATTGGGACTAACGGGCCGAGGGGATTGGAAGGGCACGCCAGCGGCTATGGGGCATTCAATCACAAGGCGTGGTTCCCGTGGTGAGTTGGGAGGGTTAGTTGCAGCCTCGGAAATAGCAATGGAAAATTAAGGCAGGTGCAATGGTGTGCGGGCCCATGGTGGAGGTGGCCGAGGAAGTTTGCACAACTACCCCGAGCTAGAAAGTCCTGGTCTTGGCGACCCTACTGGCGATGGTCATGGAAGGTCGGCGCACAACGGTGAGGAAAGAAATGGCGCCgtgaaggaggtggtggtggtgggggatGCGGAGGAAGGCACAACGATGACGTTGAGGGCCCTCACCCAGGAGGCCCAGATTGCAGGTCGCAAGTTAGGCCCAAGGACGAGGGTGAATCGACCGGTCGCGGAGGAGACGTAGCCGACGACCCGCGGCGAGTTGCATGTTTATCTAATTCATTGTTTGCTTATGGTTCTTTCACACCTTCTATCTAGTTAGGATTTAAGCCCTCAGACAGTTCTTTCTCTTGTAAATTGATACAACTTATACGACGAACGTGAAAGGTGttattttttcagaaaaaatgTTTGAAGGTAGGTTTTGATCTTTAATTTCTTCTGCAATATATGGGCGATTGCTACAAATCAATACCAtcttgagtttctttgagaCGAATCTGTTGATACATCTTTCATACGCTAAATATGTATAAATTTGACCAATGGTTGTCCAAATTTGCAAACTAGggaattttcaaatcaaaagatGGCATATATTGATGGACAAATGGAATATCAAATTATGCATGAAGACTTTGTTTTTGTTCTTGTTCTCTTTAGGTTCAACAAATTCCTCCATATGATTCAGTTGAGCAATTCATTGATGTGCAATCTGTGCTACTTCTAGAGGAAACAAGATCTACTATTTATTCATCAATACACAATTATGTAGAAATACAATAGTGCCAATTGCACTCAGCTAAGAAGTATGATGCATTGTCTCTATTTTCTAGATATTAATCTTTCTAAGACCAGGTCTACTCAGTGTCATCACATGTTCAAAAACTTAGACGTGTGTCTCCTGAGTTCTGCACCTATTGTAGACTCTACTTTGGATATTCAGTCTTGCTCCCTTGCAATTGTAACTGGAGTTAGCCGAGATACATATTTTCAGAGGAGATTTAGAATCCAAATGTCTAAACATAAAGATTTCATCCAGGAATCATTAAGTTTGTTAGTTTTTTATCAACACAAGAGTGAACATGGAAACCTCCAGTGTTCTTTCTAGACACGATGAGAAAAACGACACTTCTATTCAAGCAATCCTAAAAGATTGTATAGGTACTCTTATAAAAGATTTTCTATATCTGAATCAGAAAGTCCTTATTTGCCTTCCAACCGAAGCTTGTCTTCCTGACTTCTTAGTGGATATAGAGGAAATTTTTGGTTGTTCTGATTCTAATACAGTTAGTGATGTTGTTGTGCTACACAATGTAAGGAGTATAGAGAGCTGTAGCAAAATTCAGAAAGCCTTATTGGAAAATCAATCACAAGAGCTTTTTTGTTATCTGACACAGACCATTGGCTGGATGAAAACAATGTCTAGCCTCCTATCTTGAGTGCATTTTCTCACACATGATGCCTAGTTTTTGAAACATGTGAACGATGCATGTTGAGAAATCGGTGCCCCTAACCTTGACACCGACTTCCGAGAAGTGGTACTAAAGTAGTATGATACCACTTCTTGTACGAACGCTATACCCACACTATACCAAGAAGACCTTTACCTAGACATCAATATATGAGACCAACTCTATATGGGAACTCAACACTTTATTCATACAACATGAGACTTTTGCACTCTTTATGTGGCTACCCTACCATAACACTACTATACTACATGGCAACTTTGTCATCTCCtacttgagacctcttatgccaTGGTACTTgagacccctatttataggtgCTCATAGGTGTTGTGGTATTGCCATATTGCAGAACTTCCACACTCTTCTTTATAAAATATTTGTCTCTAGAATTTTCCTTATTTTTATCCAACTATGCAAAATATCTAATTCCAGAGAATTCTTGTCTTGCCATGAAGCATGACAAATCCTCTCTCTTACAATTTCCAAATTATTCTAGAATCTTCTCAAGTATGCATTGTTATTTTCAACAGTGGAGCATGTCTAGATCGCTTCCATTCTCTATAAAATATTTACAGACAAGCTCCTCATATTTTTGTGTCATATCCGTGATTCTCTGGCTTACATGATCAACCATCCGTCAACAGTTTGTTTGCCTGAAAAAGATAGTGGCAACCCTGTGGATCTACTGCATCTCATGAAAGAaataactgacgttttgttggaTAAGGATTTGACTGATGACTGTGTTGCAACAGCATTCGGACTTACATCTGCTACATATGCTCTTGCTTCTGACAGTAGTTACTCGATTGCAAATTCACTTATTGAGTATAACAAGATGTTTGAATCAATTTTGCAATGGGAAACTGCAAAATGGCCGCAACGTCCAGTCCGTTGAGTAACAAAAGGTGTTTGAATCTAGTTTCCTATGATGTTCTATTAGTTAATA
The genomic region above belongs to Panicum virgatum strain AP13 chromosome 8N, P.virgatum_v5, whole genome shotgun sequence and contains:
- the LOC120684370 gene encoding uncharacterized protein LOC120684370 codes for the protein MVESLKKTTNFKKKHEKDDKIRACYVCGKEGHLAKNCRYHKDRDDGKPNKKVNVTIGNGDEAGGSRHGRANFLRLDGKQICCACSWCWQGRTKAEFREYCPFEEYAACSVNKQEPH
- the LOC120686915 gene encoding tyrosine--tRNA ligase 1, cytoplasmic-like, which produces MIGQAFCPHKVTEGNPCLEYIEYILSPKSGRFAVLCKESDGSNTNRTYSKIDELREDYRSGTLHPDDMKLALAKAINDILQCCDIKLLDLAGPSLGVH